A single genomic interval of Corvus hawaiiensis isolate bCorHaw1 chromosome 5, bCorHaw1.pri.cur, whole genome shotgun sequence harbors:
- the LOC125326799 gene encoding interleukin-8-like → MMGKTVAAVLILLLISALGTQGEAVPRSAIELRCQCINTHSRFIPPKFIQNVNLTPSGPHCKNVEVIATLRDGREVCLEPTAPWVKLIIKAILDKANTKPETVS, encoded by the exons ATGATGGGCAAGACTGTGGCCGCTGtcctgatcctgctcctgaTCTCAGCACTTGGGACACAAG gcgAGGCTGTGCCACGCTCGGCCATCGAACTCCGGTGCCAGTGCATAAACACCCATTCCAGGTTCATCCCTCCCAAGTTCATCCAAAACGTGAACCTCACCCCCAGCGGACCTCACTGCAAGAATGTCGAAGTCAT AGCTACCCTGAGAGATGGCAGAGAAGTGTGCCTGGAGCCCACTGCTCCCTGGGTGAAGCTGATCATCAAAGCAATTCTGGACAA GGCCAACACCAAACCTGAGACAGTGTCctaa
- the LOC125326798 gene encoding interleukin-8-like, producing the protein MDGKSVAVALVLYLVSMAGSEGKALEKTDGRRSQCQCISTHSKFIPPKTIQDVRLSQRGPHCKNVEIIATLKDGREVCVEPTAPWVRLILKALLARTRDNVESPVKEKSRKNKPWISASI; encoded by the exons ATGGATGGTAAATCTGTTGCTGTCGCTTTGGTTCTCTACTTGGTCTCAATGGCAGGGTCAGAag GTAAGGCCCTGGAGAAAACAGATGGAAGACGCTCCCAATGCCAGTGCATAAGCACTCATTCCAAGTTCATCCCTCCCAAGACTATTCAGGATGTGAGATTAAGCCAAAGAGGACCTCACTGCAAAAATGTGGAAATCAT AGCTACGCTGAAAGACGGCAGGGAAGTGTGCGTGGAACCCACTGCGCCCTGGGTCCGGCTCATTCTAAAAGCTCTGCTGGCCAG GACGAGGGACAATGTTGAGTCACCAGTCAAAGAAAAGtccaggaaaaataaaccttGGATTTCTGCAAGCATatga